One Pirellulales bacterium DNA segment encodes these proteins:
- a CDS encoding Uma2 family endonuclease, producing the protein MSTATPLTVVDLAELFGPIPAWRIRSVPAPGTATEQDVLDIEAREDCLCELVDGVLVEKTVGYEESCLAIELGRLIGNFVKKHRLGRVSGEGGMMRLFPGLVRIPDVAFAEWSKFPSRGYTGKPLPDLVPDLAVEVLSKGNTAKEMSRKLDDYFDAGVRLVWFVEPRQKTVQVFTSKESHTVLHEHDTLTGGDVLPGFEVALKKLFAEWPRPRQRKPKK; encoded by the coding sequence ATGAGTACTGCCACTCCTCTGACTGTCGTTGATCTGGCCGAGCTTTTTGGCCCGATTCCGGCCTGGCGCATCCGCAGTGTTCCGGCGCCAGGAACCGCCACCGAGCAGGACGTGCTCGACATCGAGGCCCGTGAAGATTGCTTGTGTGAACTGGTCGACGGCGTGCTGGTGGAGAAAACCGTGGGATATGAAGAATCATGCCTGGCTATCGAGCTTGGCAGACTCATCGGTAATTTCGTCAAAAAACACCGTTTGGGGCGCGTGTCGGGCGAAGGCGGCATGATGCGACTCTTTCCGGGACTCGTGCGGATTCCAGATGTCGCCTTCGCCGAGTGGAGCAAGTTTCCTAGCCGTGGCTACACAGGCAAACCACTGCCTGACCTGGTCCCCGACTTAGCGGTTGAAGTTTTGAGCAAAGGCAACACTGCCAAGGAAATGTCGCGGAAACTTGACGACTACTTCGACGCTGGTGTGCGCCTCGTTTGGTTCGTGGAACCTCGCCAAAAAACCGTGCAGGTATTCACCAGCAAAGAATCGCACACCGTGCTCCACGAGCACGACACCCTGACAGGCGGCGACGTGTTGCCGGGTTTCGAAGTAGCCCTGAAAAAGCTGTTCGCCGAATGGCCCAGACCGCGGCAACGGAAGCCGAAGAAGTAG
- a CDS encoding rhomboid family intramembrane serine protease: protein MPATALLKLAERFPVIVTLELAAVVVTLWWWSGGNVELLTVDARIWQGQIWRLVSAALPHYDMIHLAFNLSCVAVFGSRVEEVFGPLVTTALLLVFAAGSMVADYDLADGGVGLSGVAYGLFGFLWVLAKRDRRFADAISPQTTQWLVLWLFLCIGLTYTGTWRVANVAHAAGAGFGALAGLVMAPPSGYRRPLAAAALVAALAAVLAAGAFARPYINFTGAAGRELDKLAIQAIQRGDNQAAADLLERAVRLRPARSEWWHNLGVAYHRQGRDRDAARAFRRAYELNPADSEAREAAEGLETSAAMDDLLRERSP from the coding sequence ATGCCCGCAACCGCCTTACTCAAACTCGCCGAACGGTTCCCGGTGATCGTGACGCTGGAATTGGCGGCCGTGGTCGTCACGCTTTGGTGGTGGTCGGGCGGCAATGTCGAACTGCTGACCGTCGATGCGCGAATCTGGCAAGGGCAAATCTGGCGGCTGGTCAGCGCGGCCTTGCCCCACTACGACATGATCCACCTCGCCTTCAATCTGTCCTGTGTCGCGGTGTTCGGCAGTCGCGTCGAAGAGGTTTTTGGCCCGCTCGTCACCACCGCGTTGCTGCTGGTCTTCGCCGCCGGTTCGATGGTCGCCGATTACGACCTGGCCGACGGCGGCGTAGGTCTGTCGGGCGTCGCTTATGGACTGTTCGGCTTTCTGTGGGTGCTGGCCAAACGCGATCGGCGGTTCGCCGACGCCATCAGCCCGCAAACCACGCAATGGCTCGTCCTATGGCTGTTCTTGTGCATCGGCTTGACCTACACGGGCACATGGCGCGTGGCGAACGTGGCACACGCGGCCGGTGCCGGCTTCGGCGCGTTGGCGGGGCTGGTGATGGCGCCGCCCAGCGGCTATCGCAGACCACTCGCCGCCGCCGCGCTCGTCGCCGCTTTGGCCGCCGTGCTGGCCGCCGGCGCGTTCGCCCGTCCCTACATCAACTTTACCGGCGCCGCCGGACGGGAGTTGGACAAACTGGCCATCCAAGCCATCCAGCGCGGCGACAACCAAGCTGCGGCGGACTTGCTGGAACGGGCCGTCCGCTTGCGCCCAGCGCGATCGGAATGGTGGCACAATCTGGGAGTCGCCTACCACAGGCAAGGTCGCGACCGCGACGCCGCGCGGGCCTTTCGCCGTGCCTACGAGCTGAATCCGGCCGATTCCGAGGCCCGTGAGGCCGCCGAAGGGCTCGAAACCTCGGCGGCCATGGATGATCTCCTTCGCGAGCGGTCTCCTTGA
- a CDS encoding cysteine desulfurase family protein produces the protein MSDALYLDNNATTPLAAEAVEAMARAAQECWGNPSSQHAFGRRARQVLEDAREAIGSLLGADLNGFPPDRVIFTSGGTEANNLTMFGLTASHASPGQVIISEIEHPSVAGPADMLASQGWQVDKLPAAPSGEVLVDELHRLLRPDTRLISVMLANNETGVLQPVERIAQIAAEAGVPVHTDAVQPVGKLPVNFRQLGVATMTATAHKFHGPIGIGVLVVRAGIDLRPMLFGGHQQEGFRPGTEPVVLAAGMRAALEGSHREGDQRRRRMQSLRDEFEGLLLAEFPGLVIHGRDADRLPHTSHVAFPGVDGQALGMALDLAGIACSTGSACASGSSKPSPILLAMGVAEGLARSSLRFSFGASSTAAEMREAARRIIATYNDLRHRRPAEKFAATRRVTAANPL, from the coding sequence ATGTCCGACGCCCTCTATCTCGACAACAATGCCACCACGCCGCTCGCCGCCGAAGCCGTCGAAGCGATGGCCCGCGCGGCTCAAGAGTGCTGGGGAAATCCGTCGAGCCAGCACGCCTTCGGCCGCCGAGCACGACAGGTGCTGGAAGACGCCCGTGAAGCGATCGGCAGCTTGCTCGGCGCCGACCTGAACGGCTTTCCGCCCGATCGCGTCATCTTTACCAGCGGCGGAACGGAAGCCAACAACCTGACGATGTTCGGGCTGACCGCATCCCACGCTTCGCCAGGGCAGGTGATCATTTCCGAAATCGAGCATCCTTCCGTAGCGGGTCCGGCCGACATGCTCGCGAGCCAAGGTTGGCAGGTCGATAAACTGCCGGCCGCTCCCAGCGGCGAAGTGCTCGTCGACGAGCTGCATCGTCTGCTGCGGCCCGATACGCGCCTTATCTCGGTGATGCTTGCCAATAACGAAACCGGCGTTTTGCAACCGGTCGAGCGCATCGCACAAATCGCCGCCGAGGCGGGCGTGCCCGTTCATACCGATGCCGTACAGCCCGTCGGCAAGCTGCCGGTCAACTTCCGCCAGCTTGGCGTGGCGACGATGACCGCCACCGCGCACAAATTCCACGGGCCGATCGGCATCGGCGTGCTCGTCGTGCGGGCGGGTATTGATCTCAGGCCCATGCTTTTCGGCGGCCATCAGCAAGAAGGTTTTCGACCAGGCACCGAGCCGGTGGTGTTGGCGGCGGGCATGCGCGCGGCGCTCGAAGGCTCGCATCGTGAAGGCGATCAGCGCCGCCGGCGCATGCAGTCGTTGCGAGATGAATTCGAAGGTTTGCTGCTCGCCGAGTTCCCCGGTCTGGTGATTCATGGACGCGACGCTGACCGCTTGCCGCACACCTCGCACGTCGCGTTTCCAGGCGTCGATGGGCAGGCGTTGGGCATGGCGTTGGATCTTGCCGGCATCGCGTGCTCGACCGGTTCGGCCTGCGCCAGCGGGTCGAGCAAGCCTTCGCCGATTCTCTTGGCGATGGGCGTCGCCGAAGGGCTGGCCCGGTCGAGTTTGCGATTCAGTTTCGGTGCGTCTTCGACCGCGGCGGAGATGCGGGAAGCGGCTCGACGTATCATCGCTACTTACAATGACTTGCGGCACCGGCGGCCGGCCGAAAAATTCGCCGCCACCCGTCGCGTGACAGCGGCAAATCCGCTATAA
- a CDS encoding DUF721 domain-containing protein, whose amino-acid sequence MTFKPKPTGPRRPQKVGDVLAELMARRGYARQQASANYDAAWREAAGELLARQTRVGVVRRGALEVTVANSVLLQELTFQKQTILGRLSRLLPDERIDKLRLRVGPIE is encoded by the coding sequence ATGACTTTCAAACCAAAACCAACCGGCCCGCGGCGGCCGCAAAAAGTGGGCGACGTGCTGGCCGAGTTGATGGCCCGCCGCGGCTACGCTCGCCAACAGGCCTCGGCCAACTACGATGCGGCCTGGCGCGAGGCGGCCGGCGAACTGCTGGCCCGGCAGACGCGCGTGGGCGTGGTGCGGCGCGGGGCGCTGGAAGTGACGGTGGCCAACTCGGTGTTGTTGCAAGAATTGACGTTTCAAAAACAAACCATCCTGGGGCGACTTTCCCGCCTGTTGCCCGACGAGCGAATCGACAAGCTACGGCTGCGTGTCGGCCCGATCGAATGA
- a CDS encoding DEAD/DEAH box helicase has product MNVNGWQSLQAWSWRATAAPTASIDIHTINLPADSLPEATSRFESLTRPGILSVPLPPPRIKVKHFVFPAITELRTVLPPPMAAAPEPPIHASQSRKATRIHPPNEIIKLEDRLYYTLQPPLEAVIGSQLLHFPVHPYAYQLEGVAFLYPRYAAILADEMGLGKTMQAITAIRLLLHAGELRSALIVCPKPLVTNWQREFHQWAPEVPLAVIEGDQAKRRWQWQLTESPVKIANYELLHRDRELLTSGIHFDLVVLDESQRIKNRSSTTSQIVRSIPRSRNWALTGTPVENSPDDLVGIFEFLSPGYLTPQMKPRRMGKLASDYILRRTKDKVLTELPPKMFRDADVTLTPEQRETYRLAEEDGVLRLTEMGEGATIQHVFELVLRLKQICNFDPATGSSAKLERLAADLEEIAASGQKALVFSQWVKTLDVLGRRLAGFRPLAYHGGVASRKRDDVIREFKEDRERPLLLISYGAGSVGLNLQFAEYVFLFDRWWNPAVEDQAINRVHRIGAAGPVTVTRFLALETIEERINQILEEKREIFDTIFSGTEPHKHSGLSRQEIFGLFQLKCPSGPIELAA; this is encoded by the coding sequence ATGAACGTCAACGGTTGGCAATCCCTGCAAGCCTGGAGCTGGCGCGCGACAGCCGCGCCGACGGCCAGCATCGATATTCACACGATCAATCTGCCGGCCGACTCGCTTCCCGAAGCCACAAGCCGGTTCGAGTCGCTCACCCGGCCGGGGATTCTGAGCGTGCCGCTGCCGCCGCCCCGCATCAAGGTCAAGCATTTTGTTTTTCCTGCGATCACGGAATTGCGAACTGTCCTGCCACCGCCGATGGCAGCGGCGCCGGAGCCGCCCATTCATGCCAGTCAATCTCGCAAAGCGACCCGCATCCACCCACCCAACGAGATCATCAAGCTCGAAGACCGCTTGTATTACACGTTGCAGCCGCCGCTGGAAGCGGTCATCGGCAGCCAGCTCCTTCATTTTCCGGTCCATCCCTATGCCTATCAGCTTGAAGGCGTGGCTTTTCTTTATCCGCGCTATGCGGCGATCCTGGCCGACGAAATGGGCCTGGGCAAGACGATGCAGGCCATCACGGCCATCCGCCTGCTGCTGCACGCCGGCGAGCTGCGCAGCGCGCTGATCGTGTGCCCCAAACCCTTGGTGACGAACTGGCAGCGCGAGTTCCATCAATGGGCGCCTGAAGTGCCGCTCGCGGTCATCGAAGGCGATCAGGCCAAGCGCCGCTGGCAGTGGCAATTGACGGAAAGCCCGGTCAAGATCGCCAACTACGAGCTGCTGCACCGCGACCGCGAGCTGCTCACCTCCGGGATACACTTCGACCTGGTGGTGCTCGACGAATCGCAACGCATCAAGAACCGATCGAGCACGACTTCGCAAATCGTGCGTTCGATCCCGCGCAGCCGCAACTGGGCGCTGACCGGCACGCCGGTGGAAAACAGTCCCGACGACCTGGTCGGGATTTTCGAGTTTCTTTCGCCCGGCTACCTCACGCCGCAGATGAAGCCCCGCCGCATGGGCAAGCTGGCCAGCGATTACATTCTGCGGCGCACCAAAGACAAGGTGCTCACCGAGCTGCCGCCCAAGATGTTCCGCGACGCCGACGTGACGCTCACGCCCGAACAGCGCGAGACGTATCGCCTGGCCGAAGAAGACGGCGTGTTGCGGCTGACCGAAATGGGCGAAGGGGCGACGATTCAGCATGTTTTCGAGTTGGTGTTGCGGCTCAAGCAGATTTGCAATTTCGATCCGGCGACCGGTTCGAGCGCCAAGCTTGAGCGGTTGGCCGCCGACCTGGAAGAGATCGCGGCCAGCGGGCAAAAAGCGCTCGTCTTCAGCCAATGGGTGAAGACGCTCGACGTGCTGGGTCGGCGGCTGGCCGGCTTTCGCCCGTTGGCCTACCACGGCGGTGTGGCATCGCGGAAGCGCGACGACGTGATTCGTGAATTCAAAGAAGATCGCGAGCGTCCGTTGTTGTTGATCAGTTATGGGGCGGGCAGCGTGGGGCTGAACCTGCAGTTTGCCGAATACGTGTTCTTGTTTGATCGTTGGTGGAACCCGGCGGTCGAAGACCAGGCCATCAACCGCGTGCATCGCATCGGAGCGGCCGGCCCGGTGACGGTGACGCGCTTTCTGGCCCTCGAGACCATTGAGGAACGCATCAATCAAATCCTCGAAGAGAAGCGCGAAATCTTCGACACGATCTTTTCGGGCACCGAACCGCACAAGCACAGCGGCCTGTCGCGGCAAGAGATTTTCGGGCTGTTCCAGCTCAAGTGCCCCAGCGGGCCGATCGAGCTGGCGGCGTAG
- the dnaN gene encoding DNA polymerase III subunit beta, producing the protein MKVVCDREKLLASFQTASAAAPARSPKPILQNVKFEVSGSGETIGTMMATDLEVGVRVNSPGIHVDAEGSAILPIARFGSILRESSDAQLRLETDGQGTIVRGDRSEFRLPAENPDEFPAVAQFNESKYHELPGRLFREIIRRTVFATDVESSRYALGGVLVELTADKITAVGTDGRRLAMMEAPARSVGGHLTGDNMTIIPTRAMHFIERALADGEAEVQIATRANDVLVKTARATIYSRLVEGRFPKWRDVFPRRPDATKIEMVVGPFYSAVRQAAIVTDEESRGVDFTFGDGKLVLAGRSARVGQSRVELPIAYDGSSITITLDPRYMNDFLKVLDPEKNFTLELKDAESAAVCHTDDGYGYVIMPLARER; encoded by the coding sequence ATGAAAGTCGTTTGTGATCGCGAAAAGCTTTTAGCCTCTTTTCAAACCGCCAGTGCTGCGGCCCCTGCCCGCAGTCCCAAGCCCATCTTGCAGAACGTCAAGTTCGAGGTCAGCGGCAGCGGCGAGACCATCGGCACGATGATGGCCACCGACCTGGAAGTGGGCGTCCGCGTGAACTCGCCCGGCATCCACGTCGATGCGGAGGGGAGCGCCATTCTGCCTATCGCCCGCTTCGGTTCCATCTTGCGTGAGTCGTCCGACGCCCAGTTGCGGCTGGAGACCGACGGGCAGGGCACGATTGTCCGCGGCGACCGTAGCGAGTTCCGCCTGCCTGCCGAGAACCCCGATGAGTTTCCCGCCGTCGCTCAATTCAACGAATCGAAATACCACGAGTTGCCCGGCCGTCTGTTCCGCGAGATCATCCGCCGCACGGTGTTCGCCACCGATGTGGAGAGCAGCCGCTACGCTTTGGGCGGCGTGCTGGTCGAGCTGACGGCCGACAAGATCACCGCCGTCGGCACCGATGGCCGCCGCCTGGCGATGATGGAGGCCCCGGCCCGATCGGTGGGCGGGCACCTCACCGGCGACAACATGACGATCATTCCCACCCGCGCCATGCACTTCATCGAGCGGGCGTTGGCCGACGGCGAGGCCGAGGTGCAGATCGCCACGCGGGCCAACGACGTGCTGGTGAAGACGGCACGGGCCACGATCTATTCGCGGCTGGTCGAAGGTCGCTTTCCGAAATGGCGCGACGTGTTTCCGCGCCGTCCCGACGCCACCAAGATCGAGATGGTCGTTGGGCCGTTTTATTCCGCGGTACGGCAGGCGGCCATCGTCACCGACGAAGAGAGCCGCGGCGTCGACTTCACCTTTGGCGACGGCAAGCTGGTGCTGGCCGGCCGTTCGGCGAGGGTCGGGCAGTCGCGCGTCGAGCTGCCGATCGCCTACGACGGCAGCTCGATCACCATCACGCTCGATCCGCGTTACATGAACGATTTTTTGAAAGTGCTCGATCCCGAAAAGAATTTCACCTTGGAGTTGAAGGACGCCGAGAGTGCCGCGGTTTGCCATACCGACGACGGCTACGGCTACGTGATCATGCCGCTGGCGCGGGAAAGGTAG
- the leuC gene encoding 3-isopropylmalate dehydratase large subunit — MPSAVSPRTMFEKIWDSHVVDAEPGKQTILYIDLHLVHEVTSPQAFEGLRLAGRKVRRPERTVATPDHNVPTTDRRLPIADPISKQQIDTLRNNCHEFGIRLYDLNDRQQGIVHIIGPELGLTQPGMTIVCGDSHTATHGAFGALAFGIGTSEVEHVLATQTLLQYKPKTFELRVDGKLAPGVTAKDLILYIIGQITTDGGTGYCIEYTGDAIRALSVEERMTVCNMSIEAGARAGMIAPDEKTFDYLRGREFAPRDFEAAVARWRDLPGDAGAVYDRVEVFHAGNVVPQVTWGTNPAQVAPVTAKVPDPAEFGNENDRKSAARALDYMGLKPGTPLAEVAVDRVFIGSCTNSRIEDLRAAAAVVRGYHVSRQVHAMVVPGSGQIKAQAEREGLNRVFQEAGFEWREAGCSMCLGMNPDTLSPGERCASTSNRNFEGRQGKGGRTHLVSPAMAAAAAVEGHFVDIRDWKYKGTV; from the coding sequence ATGCCGTCCGCCGTTTCGCCCCGCACGATGTTTGAGAAAATCTGGGACTCGCACGTGGTTGATGCCGAGCCGGGCAAGCAGACGATTCTTTACATCGACCTGCACCTGGTGCATGAAGTGACCAGCCCGCAGGCGTTCGAGGGACTGCGGTTGGCGGGCCGAAAGGTGCGGCGGCCGGAGCGGACCGTGGCCACGCCCGACCACAACGTGCCCACCACCGACCGCCGCCTGCCGATCGCCGACCCGATCTCAAAACAACAGATCGACACGCTACGGAACAACTGCCACGAGTTCGGCATCCGGCTTTACGATTTGAACGATCGCCAGCAGGGCATCGTCCACATCATCGGCCCGGAGTTGGGTCTGACGCAGCCCGGCATGACGATCGTCTGCGGCGACAGCCACACGGCCACGCACGGCGCGTTCGGTGCATTGGCCTTCGGCATCGGCACCAGCGAAGTGGAGCACGTGCTGGCCACGCAAACGTTGCTGCAATACAAGCCCAAGACCTTCGAGTTGCGGGTCGACGGCAAGCTGGCGCCCGGCGTCACCGCGAAGGATCTGATTCTCTATATCATCGGCCAGATCACCACCGACGGCGGCACCGGCTACTGCATCGAGTACACGGGCGACGCGATCCGCGCGTTGAGCGTGGAAGAGCGAATGACGGTTTGCAACATGTCGATCGAGGCCGGGGCGCGGGCCGGCATGATCGCACCCGACGAAAAGACGTTCGACTACCTGCGCGGTCGCGAGTTCGCTCCTCGCGACTTTGAGGCCGCCGTGGCCCGCTGGCGCGATTTGCCCGGCGATGCCGGCGCGGTTTATGACCGCGTGGAGGTTTTCCACGCCGGCAACGTGGTTCCGCAGGTCACCTGGGGCACGAACCCGGCGCAGGTCGCACCGGTGACGGCCAAGGTGCCCGACCCGGCGGAGTTCGGCAACGAGAACGATCGCAAGAGCGCGGCGCGTGCCTTGGACTACATGGGGCTGAAACCGGGCACGCCGCTGGCGGAGGTGGCCGTCGACCGCGTGTTCATCGGTTCCTGCACGAACAGCCGCATCGAGGATCTTCGGGCGGCGGCGGCCGTGGTGCGGGGCTATCATGTTTCGCGGCAGGTGCATGCGATGGTGGTGCCCGGCAGCGGACAGATCAAGGCGCAGGCTGAGCGCGAGGGGCTGAACCGCGTGTTTCAGGAAGCGGGATTTGAATGGCGCGAGGCGGGTTGCAGCATGTGCCTGGGGATGAACCCCGACACGCTTTCGCCCGGCGAGCGTTGTGCGTCGACCAGCAATCGCAACTTCGAGGGCCGTCAAGGCAAAGGCGGCCGCACGCACCTGGTTTCGCCCGCCATGGCCGCGGCGGCCGCGGTGGAAGGGCATTTTGTGGATATCCGCGACTGGAAGTACAAGGGTACGGTATAA
- a CDS encoding DnaA/Hda family protein, translating into MRHLSPIVIHGVPGTGKSHLVHGLVAAWKRRRPDDTAVLLTAADFARQFADAVDKRAVSAWQAGFRSADLFVLEDLLYLSTKPPAQAELLHALDALADRGSLAIVTSRLAPHELSNFLPGLISRLSAGLVVPLAPPELDTRRQILSSLCEARSLHLGDGALRLLARSLASTAPELSGVLANLELAAKSAGKQIDDAFVAAYLGQRVAARQPPLRAIASHTARYFALRVAELRSPSRRRGVVMARDVAMYLARQLTGKSLKQIGEYFGGRDHTTVLHGCRKTEDLMRTDAATFDAVLELRQGLATG; encoded by the coding sequence TTGCGACACCTCTCGCCCATCGTCATCCACGGTGTGCCGGGCACCGGCAAGTCGCATTTGGTACACGGCCTGGTCGCGGCCTGGAAGCGACGCCGTCCCGATGACACAGCGGTGTTGCTCACGGCCGCCGATTTCGCCCGGCAGTTTGCCGATGCGGTCGACAAACGGGCCGTCAGCGCGTGGCAGGCCGGCTTTCGCTCGGCCGATCTGTTTGTATTGGAAGATTTGCTGTACCTCTCGACCAAGCCGCCCGCGCAGGCCGAGTTGCTTCACGCGCTGGATGCATTGGCCGACCGTGGCAGTCTGGCGATCGTCACTTCGCGACTGGCGCCGCACGAGCTGTCGAACTTCCTTCCCGGCCTCATCAGCCGCCTGAGTGCCGGCTTGGTTGTGCCGCTGGCGCCGCCGGAGTTGGATACCCGCCGTCAGATTTTGTCGAGCTTGTGCGAAGCCCGAAGTCTCCATCTGGGCGACGGCGCGTTGCGGCTCTTGGCCCGTTCGCTTGCCTCGACAGCCCCCGAGTTATCGGGCGTGTTGGCCAACCTCGAGCTGGCTGCGAAATCGGCGGGCAAGCAAATCGACGACGCCTTCGTGGCGGCTTATCTAGGCCAGCGCGTGGCCGCGCGGCAACCGCCGTTGAGGGCCATCGCCTCGCACACCGCTCGCTACTTTGCTCTCCGCGTGGCCGAGTTGCGCAGCCCCTCGCGACGCCGCGGCGTCGTGATGGCCCGCGACGTGGCGATGTATTTGGCCCGTCAGCTCACCGGCAAGAGCTTGAAGCAGATCGGCGAGTATTTCGGCGGCCGCGATCACACCACCGTGCTCCACGGCTGTCGGAAGACTGAGGATCTGATGCGAACGGACGCGGCGACGTTCGACGCCGTGCTCGAACTGCGGCAAGGCCTGGCAACCGGGTGA
- a CDS encoding DNA gyrase subunit B yields the protein MPEYRKIEGDYGAEQLEHLSDLEHVRERPSMYIGDTTVRGLHHLVYEVVDNSIDEAMAGHAKNISVIINTDGSVTVEDDGRGIPVEVHPDLGVSTLQGVMCVLKFGGKFSKGAYQTSGGLHGVGVTVVNFLSEWCEVEVRRGGHVYQQEYERGVPMAEVRRIGTTDKRGTKTTFKPDPLIFPVTKFNYNTLHKRLQELAFLNRGVKIVFRDNRTNEGETFQYERGIIEFVEHLNRATEPAHPDVIYIAGEFEGVGLEVAMQYSSEYTENTSSFVNNINTIEGGTHVSGFRSALTRTINSYGKKENLFKDLVPSGDDFREGLTAVISLRVPEPQFEGQTKTKLGNSEVEGIVTSAVGDFLGRFLEENPKVAKVIAQKGLLAAEARESARKARQMVRERKGALSGGGLPGKLRDCTSREVEKCELYLVEGDSAGGSAEGGRLREYQAILPLRGKIINAFKSREDKVLANEEVRSMISAIGVGIGEEIDLSKRRYNKIVIMTDADIDGSHIRTLLLTFFYRQMYPLVAGGFIYVAQPPLFRVRSKKKSYYVQTEEEMKNHLLEMGLAECVFDPGNGRPIEGDEIKRLCTILSAMEESIIALERRGISLRQHAARQDAATKRLPVYHVFVGTQERWFTTREELDKFVAEQEAQTGTELAVTDHPAGTPATNGHAAQRLTIVELHEVRSLNNQVAELAKMGFDIQALIPQQRTGIQESRYKLRRGENETGLEDLRGLLSAVRAAGEKGLQVTRFKGLGEMNAEELRDTTLHPDYRTMSQVRMDDASAADDLFRILMGDKVEPRREFIEKHALEVRNLDV from the coding sequence ATGCCGGAGTATCGCAAGATCGAGGGCGACTACGGCGCCGAGCAACTCGAGCACCTCAGCGACCTGGAGCACGTCCGCGAGCGGCCCAGCATGTATATCGGCGACACCACCGTCCGCGGCCTGCACCATTTGGTCTATGAAGTGGTCGACAACTCGATCGACGAGGCCATGGCCGGCCACGCCAAGAACATCAGCGTCATCATCAACACCGACGGTTCGGTGACCGTCGAAGACGACGGCCGCGGCATCCCGGTCGAGGTCCATCCGGACCTGGGCGTCTCGACTTTGCAAGGCGTGATGTGCGTGCTCAAGTTCGGCGGCAAGTTCAGCAAAGGGGCCTATCAGACCTCCGGCGGCTTGCACGGCGTGGGCGTGACGGTGGTCAACTTCCTTTCCGAATGGTGCGAAGTGGAGGTCCGCCGCGGCGGGCACGTCTATCAGCAGGAGTACGAGCGGGGCGTGCCGATGGCCGAGGTCCGCCGCATCGGCACCACCGACAAACGCGGCACGAAGACCACCTTCAAGCCCGACCCGCTGATTTTTCCCGTCACCAAGTTCAACTACAACACGCTGCACAAACGGCTGCAAGAACTGGCGTTTCTCAACCGCGGCGTGAAAATCGTCTTCCGCGACAATCGCACCAACGAAGGCGAAACCTTCCAGTACGAACGCGGCATCATCGAGTTCGTCGAGCACCTGAACCGCGCCACCGAGCCGGCCCACCCCGACGTGATTTACATCGCCGGCGAATTCGAGGGCGTCGGGCTGGAAGTCGCCATGCAGTATTCGAGCGAATATACCGAGAACACTTCCAGCTTCGTCAACAACATCAACACCATCGAGGGCGGCACGCACGTTTCGGGCTTCCGTTCCGCCCTCACCCGCACGATCAACAGCTACGGCAAAAAGGAAAACCTGTTCAAGGATCTCGTGCCCAGCGGCGACGATTTTCGCGAAGGGCTGACCGCGGTGATTTCGCTGCGCGTGCCCGAACCGCAGTTCGAGGGCCAGACCAAGACCAAGCTCGGCAACAGCGAAGTCGAAGGCATCGTCACCTCGGCGGTGGGCGACTTTCTCGGCCGCTTCCTGGAAGAAAACCCCAAGGTGGCCAAGGTCATCGCTCAAAAGGGCCTGTTGGCGGCCGAGGCCCGCGAGAGTGCCCGCAAGGCCCGCCAGATGGTCCGCGAGCGCAAGGGGGCGCTGTCGGGCGGCGGGCTGCCGGGCAAGCTCCGCGACTGTACCAGCCGCGAAGTCGAAAAGTGCGAGTTGTACCTGGTCGAGGGCGATTCGGCCGGCGGCAGCGCCGAGGGCGGCCGGCTGCGCGAGTATCAGGCCATCCTGCCGTTGCGCGGCAAAATCATCAACGCCTTCAAGAGCCGCGAAGACAAGGTGCTGGCCAACGAGGAGGTCCGCAGCATGATCTCGGCCATCGGCGTCGGCATCGGCGAAGAGATCGACCTTTCCAAGCGGCGCTACAACAAGATCGTGATCATGACCGACGCCGACATCGACGGCTCGCACATCCGCACGCTCCTGCTCACGTTTTTTTATCGGCAGATGTACCCGTTGGTGGCGGGCGGCTTCATCTACGTCGCTCAGCCGCCTTTGTTCCGCGTGCGATCCAAGAAGAAATCGTACTACGTGCAAACCGAAGAGGAGATGAAGAATCATCTGTTGGAGATGGGTCTGGCCGAGTGCGTGTTCGACCCCGGCAACGGCCGGCCGATCGAGGGCGACGAGATCAAGCGGCTCTGCACGATCTTGTCGGCGATGGAAGAATCGATCATCGCTCTGGAGCGGCGCGGCATCAGCTTGCGCCAGCACGCGGCGCGGCAGGACGCCGCCACCAAGCGGTTGCCGGTCTATCATGTGTTCGTGGGCACGCAAGAGCGTTGGTTCACCACGCGCGAAGAGCTGGATAAGTTCGTGGCCGAGCAAGAAGCGCAGACGGGCACGGAACTGGCGGTGACCGACCATCCGGCCGGCACGCCCGCCACCAACGGCCACGCGGCCCAGCGGTTGACGATTGTGGAATTGCACGAAGTCCGTTCGCTCAACAACCAGGTGGCCGAGCTGGCAAAAATGGGTTTTGATATTCAAGCTTTGATTCCTCAACAGCGGACGGGCATTCAAGAGTCGCGTTACAAGCTTCGCCGCGGCGAGAACGAGACCGGGCTGGAAGACTTGCGCGGTCTGTTGTCGGCGGTGCGTGCGGCCGGCGAGAAGGGTCTGCAGGTGACTCGTTTCAAGGGCCTGGGCGAGATGAACGCCGAGGAGCTGCGCGACACGACCTTGCACCCCGACTATCGCACGATGTCGCAAGTCCGCATGGACGACGCCAGCGCCGCCGACGACCTGTTTCGCATCCTGATGGGCGACAAAGTCGAGCCCCGCCGCGAGTTTATCGAAAAGCACGCGCTGGAAGTGCGAAATTTGGATGTGTAG